In one Umezawaea sp. Da 62-37 genomic region, the following are encoded:
- a CDS encoding Hsp20/alpha crystallin family protein → MLMRTDPFRELDRVAQQVFTGAGTWSRPTAMPMDAYRQGDEYVVAFDLPGVTADAIELDVERNVLTVKAERRPSGADEGVEMQVSERPLGVFSRQLFLGDTLDTENIRAGYEAGVLTLRIPVLEKPEPRRIAVTAAEREVGRIDA, encoded by the coding sequence ATGTTGATGCGCACGGATCCGTTCCGGGAGCTGGACCGGGTGGCGCAGCAGGTGTTCACCGGGGCGGGAACGTGGTCGAGGCCCACGGCGATGCCGATGGACGCCTACCGCCAAGGGGACGAGTACGTGGTGGCGTTCGACCTGCCGGGTGTGACGGCGGACGCGATCGAGCTGGACGTCGAGCGCAACGTGCTGACGGTGAAGGCCGAACGACGCCCATCCGGTGCGGATGAGGGGGTGGAGATGCAGGTGTCCGAGCGGCCGTTGGGCGTGTTCTCCCGCCAACTCTTCCTCGGCGACACCCTCGACACCGAGAACATCAGGGCCGGGTACGAGGCGGGTGTGCTGACCCTGCGCATCCCGGTGCTGGAGAAGCCCGAGCCCCGCAGGATCGCCGTCACGGCCGCGGAACGCGAGGTCGGGCGGATCGACGCCTGA
- a CDS encoding DUF6292 family protein, translating to MDFDFDETVAAGLRRYVNLVTGALGLTGECSYVEVERPAGAYLALDGGLARFPDRDLALLWNEEHGWSMAVETDSAEDPLVLAHMGGDPLPSPGEVAEWTSNFLRVGHDTRPAPATPVGDTVGDPTRRLRSYAAVELVSARSV from the coding sequence ATGGACTTCGATTTCGACGAGACCGTCGCGGCGGGGCTGCGCCGGTACGTCAACCTCGTGACCGGGGCACTCGGACTGACCGGCGAGTGCTCGTACGTGGAGGTGGAACGACCCGCCGGGGCTTACCTCGCCCTTGACGGCGGGCTGGCGCGCTTCCCCGACCGCGACCTCGCGCTGCTGTGGAACGAGGAGCACGGCTGGTCGATGGCCGTGGAGACCGACAGCGCCGAAGACCCGCTCGTCCTCGCCCACATGGGCGGTGACCCCCTGCCGTCGCCGGGGGAGGTCGCGGAGTGGACGTCGAACTTCCTGCGCGTCGGGCACGACACCCGCCCCGCACCGGCCACACCGGTCGGCGACACCGTCGGCGACCCGACCCGCCGCCTCAGGTCCTACGCGGCAGTTGAACTGGTGTCCGCCCGTTCGGTGTGA
- a CDS encoding Hsp20/alpha crystallin family protein, translating into MLMRTDPFRELDRVAQQVLTGTWSRPTAMPMDAYRSGDEYVVVFDPPGVAADAIELDVERNVLTVKAERRPLASADDIEVQVSERPLGVFSRQLFLGDTLDTENIRAGYEAGVLTLRIPVLERAKPRKIAVTAIDGDVKQIDA; encoded by the coding sequence ATGTTGATGCGCACGGATCCGTTCCGGGAGCTGGACCGGGTGGCGCAGCAGGTGCTCACCGGGACGTGGTCGCGGCCCACGGCCATGCCGATGGACGCATACCGGTCCGGGGACGAGTACGTGGTGGTGTTCGACCCGCCGGGTGTGGCGGCGGACGCGATCGAGCTGGACGTCGAGCGCAACGTGCTGACGGTGAAGGCCGAAAGGCGGCCGTTGGCGTCCGCGGACGACATCGAGGTGCAGGTGTCCGAGCGGCCGCTGGGCGTGTTCTCCCGCCAACTCTTCCTCGGCGACACCCTCGACACCGAGAACATCAGGGCCGGGTACGAGGCGGGTGTGCTGACCCTGCGCATCCCGGTGCTGGAAAGGGCGAAGCCGCGCAAGATCGCCGTCACCGCGATCGACGGGGACGTCAAGCAGATCGACGCCTGA